One segment of Neobacillus endophyticus DNA contains the following:
- a CDS encoding DUF4179 domain-containing protein has protein sequence MKDIYELLNHINIDADEFEEIEVSELEKAKVKASLKNSIKQKGKLKSWKRNVAVASVLVGLSATTFGLTFPTYAKNIPVIENIFRYFDNETNDNSIQGNVSKDTEKGLYYHYKQFSKEINLTQESNGIKISLNDAVFDGKTVTLTYSIESKQDLGEHAGISMPNIEGIHALGGTGRITKIDTDKYVGIITVSNLEDKTLDIANIKWNIDELQNPDNHTEIKGNWNFNFSLNAIKSTMQLSDRSSKQNGVKVKIDKLSVTPMSFIVYYDQIVSHEVRNTWDGVDVELEIKDDLGNIYSGQENGGTGKDSYNMSWSKTFGKLNPKATKLIVTPHITLRDNNSHNFGSVEISNDGKEKAMKLPEKSGKGKEEFVLKDIVIELKK, from the coding sequence ATGAAGGACATTTATGAACTACTAAACCATATCAACATAGATGCGGATGAATTTGAAGAAATAGAAGTTAGTGAACTCGAAAAAGCTAAAGTAAAGGCCTCACTAAAAAATTCAATAAAACAAAAAGGAAAATTGAAGAGTTGGAAAAGGAATGTTGCAGTAGCATCCGTTTTAGTCGGCTTATCCGCTACAACATTTGGATTAACATTTCCAACTTATGCTAAAAACATCCCTGTTATTGAGAATATTTTTCGATATTTCGATAATGAAACAAATGATAACTCAATCCAAGGTAATGTTTCTAAGGATACAGAAAAAGGATTGTATTACCACTACAAGCAATTCTCAAAAGAAATCAATCTTACACAGGAAAGTAACGGAATCAAAATATCCCTTAATGATGCGGTCTTTGATGGGAAAACAGTTACATTGACTTATTCAATTGAAAGTAAACAAGATTTAGGTGAACACGCTGGAATTTCTATGCCTAATATAGAAGGGATACATGCACTTGGTGGAACGGGTAGAATTACAAAAATTGATACAGATAAATATGTAGGTATAATAACGGTTAGTAATCTGGAGGATAAAACATTAGATATCGCTAACATAAAATGGAATATTGACGAATTGCAGAACCCTGATAATCACACAGAGATAAAAGGAAATTGGAATTTTAATTTTAGCCTAAATGCTATTAAGAGTACAATGCAATTAAGTGACCGCAGTTCAAAACAAAATGGTGTAAAAGTAAAGATAGACAAATTATCTGTCACCCCAATGTCCTTTATTGTTTATTACGACCAAATAGTTTCACATGAGGTAAGAAACACATGGGATGGGGTCGATGTTGAATTAGAGATTAAAGATGACTTAGGGAATATCTACTCTGGTCAAGAAAATGGAGGAACAGGGAAAGATTCTTATAATATGAGTTGGAGTAAAACTTTCGGGAAATTAAACCCAAAAGCAACGAAACTTATTGTAACTCCACATATTACCTTAAGAGATAACAATTCCCATAATTTTGGGTCTGTAGAAATATCAAATGATGGAAAAGAAAAGGCAATGAAACTACCAGAGAAGTCAGGGAAAGGAAAAGAAGAATTTGTATTAAAAGATATTGTAATTGAACTGAAGAAATAA
- a CDS encoding sigma-70 family RNA polymerase sigma factor has translation MTSNDANFIQRLKRQKEDALEFIVDKYLPIIKGITFKVLTPLENQGVIEECINDIFLSIWNNADKFHGASNDFKKWVCTIAKFKSIDYYRKVTKKVELASNDMDLNVEKSAEDELIILEDRAELIRLINHLEPIDRDIFIMRFFLGLNTVEIALKLGLTKASVDNRIYRGKMKLNKRATSLKLKENSI, from the coding sequence ATGACGTCAAATGATGCAAATTTTATACAACGATTAAAACGACAAAAGGAAGACGCATTAGAATTTATAGTTGATAAATATTTACCAATAATCAAGGGGATTACATTTAAAGTCCTCACCCCTCTTGAAAACCAAGGTGTCATTGAGGAATGTATCAATGATATTTTTCTTTCTATCTGGAATAATGCGGATAAGTTTCATGGAGCTTCAAATGATTTCAAGAAATGGGTTTGTACAATAGCTAAATTTAAATCTATTGATTATTACAGGAAGGTGACTAAGAAGGTAGAACTCGCCTCTAATGATATGGATTTGAATGTAGAAAAATCGGCAGAAGATGAACTCATTATTCTGGAAGACAGAGCCGAACTAATCAGATTAATTAATCATTTAGAACCAATTGACCGAGATATTTTTATCATGAGGTTCTTCTTAGGATTAAATACTGTAGAAATTGCATTAAAACTCGGCTTAACTAAAGCCTCCGTAGATAATCGGATTTATAGAGGAAAAATGAAACTTAATAAAAGAGCTACCAGCCTAAAGTTAAAGGAGAATAGCATATGA
- a CDS encoding helix-turn-helix domain-containing protein, which yields MDKNIKDRAVSNNLGATLKYWREKKNMSLQELFERTGVSNSYISRLERGDRKAPSIPILSTIADGLGIPLSLLIDVSTTENTLDEAPLLVEQILYNDCKRDVDHLLSKGEKESLIQIIEFLFEMSWDENNKIKQLFDLSELIEDFKEVSK from the coding sequence ATGGATAAAAATATAAAAGACAGGGCGGTAAGTAATAATTTAGGGGCAACGCTTAAATATTGGCGCGAAAAAAAAAATATGAGCCTTCAGGAACTATTTGAGCGTACTGGAGTATCAAACAGCTACATCTCAAGATTAGAGCGGGGAGATAGGAAAGCTCCATCCATTCCGATATTATCTACAATCGCAGATGGACTTGGTATTCCACTTTCACTACTAATAGACGTATCAACGACTGAAAATACTTTGGATGAAGCTCCCTTATTGGTTGAGCAAATTCTATACAATGATTGTAAAAGGGATGTTGACCATCTTTTAAGTAAAGGCGAGAAGGAATCTTTAATCCAAATTATCGAGTTTTTATTTGAAATGAGTTGGGATGAGAATAATAAAATTAAGCAGTTATTTGACCTTTCAGAACTGATTGAGGACTTTAAAGAGGTAAGTAAATAG
- a CDS encoding VanZ family protein codes for MKKYILLGVPLIFYGQSLLIYFSNVHQFLLIILQVLLNIAIITGCMIFLLKRTRLQNVFDWIIGICFSVYFCILYHNTVEFLFIFDYVHFTLNNLRSTIHFSVNLIPIKGILDVLHNNPSPLFQIAGNAFMLTPFAFALLYFKWAKKNKQAIWFSFLCTVGIELVQFLQSILSSMFEIGMGRSTDIDDVILNTFGAVVGVGCYYLWVKIKQLVNQKIKNSGVTF; via the coding sequence ATGAAGAAATACATATTATTAGGGGTTCCGCTTATCTTTTACGGACAAAGTCTTTTAATTTATTTTAGTAATGTGCATCAATTCTTGCTTATCATTTTGCAAGTTTTGCTGAATATTGCTATTATCACAGGTTGTATGATTTTCCTATTAAAACGTACAAGGTTACAAAATGTATTTGATTGGATTATTGGTATATGTTTTTCAGTGTATTTTTGCATACTATACCATAATACGGTTGAATTTTTATTTATATTTGATTATGTACATTTCACTTTAAATAACTTAAGAAGCACTATCCACTTCTCTGTGAATTTAATACCCATCAAAGGGATTCTTGATGTACTACATAATAATCCTTCTCCACTATTCCAAATCGCTGGAAATGCTTTTATGCTTACCCCATTTGCATTTGCTCTGCTTTATTTCAAATGGGCAAAGAAGAATAAACAAGCTATTTGGTTTTCCTTCTTATGTACAGTTGGAATTGAACTTGTACAGTTCTTACAAAGCATTTTAAGCTCGATGTTTGAGATAGGTATGGGAAGAAGTACGGATATTGATGATGTCATTTTAAATACATTTGGGGCTGTTGTTGGCGTTGGCTGTTATTATCTTTGGGTAAAAATCAAACAATTAGTTAATCAAAAGATAAAAAACTCTGGCGTAACTTTTTAA
- a CDS encoding DUF3889 domain-containing protein, with translation MEKLFICLFSIVIFVYNNLFLNNFINTTYAQLKPIPSYAKWGQVAMQMTKEQYPQAKIIDYLHIGRNKGENTSIEKFKLWLKENNKEFGVFVNIKFDNKTEQIIDVKFRETK, from the coding sequence TTGGAAAAACTGTTTATTTGTTTATTCAGTATAGTCATTTTCGTCTATAATAATTTATTTCTAAATAATTTTATCAATACAACATATGCGCAACTAAAACCTATTCCCTCATATGCTAAATGGGGTCAAGTCGCTATGCAAATGACAAAGGAACAGTATCCTCAAGCGAAAATTATTGATTACCTCCATATTGGAAGGAACAAAGGGGAAAATACCTCCATAGAAAAATTCAAATTATGGTTAAAGGAAAACAACAAAGAATTCGGTGTATTTGTCAATATTAAATTCGATAATAAAACAGAACAAATAATAGACGTTAAATTTAGAGAAACAAAATAG
- a CDS encoding DUF3888 domain-containing protein, translating into MRKIVVLAIATFLVFATSNLANAEVIESGRIKKEVYATSEDILIKALEPELNKIISDKYGREKIWQISKVAKVALIADHTKKPSENWYEMNIFVRVYDDKSDKELLDDIDIRIDIPNMFTKDRYKVKNPDMKVTLIKYEQWQGQEMIK; encoded by the coding sequence ATGAGAAAAATTGTTGTGTTGGCTATCGCGACTTTTTTAGTCTTCGCTACAAGTAATTTGGCAAATGCTGAGGTTATAGAATCTGGAAGGATAAAGAAGGAAGTATATGCTACTTCTGAGGATATACTAATAAAAGCGCTTGAACCTGAACTAAATAAGATAATTTCTGATAAATACGGTCGTGAAAAGATTTGGCAAATTAGTAAAGTAGCAAAGGTTGCGTTAATTGCTGACCATACCAAAAAGCCTTCTGAAAATTGGTATGAAATGAATATATTTGTTAGAGTCTATGATGATAAAAGCGATAAGGAATTATTAGATGATATTGATATTAGAATTGATATCCCTAACATGTTTACAAAGGATAGATATAAAGTAAAAAATCCAGATATGAAAGTTACCTTAATCAAATATGAACAATGGCAAGGGCAGGAGATGATAAAATGA
- a CDS encoding DUF3888 domain-containing protein, which yields MVYSAIEKHFGKTKQFYCQQILQIKEKVEHKTYRYFNVTAQLTTFEGAHDLPYDLMTITFSNKKTMEWRAIDVKSRRLKANEITKCRYTL from the coding sequence TTGGTTTACTCCGCGATTGAAAAACATTTTGGCAAAACGAAACAGTTTTATTGCCAACAGATTCTCCAAATCAAGGAGAAGGTAGAACACAAAACCTATCGCTATTTTAATGTTACCGCTCAGCTAACAACATTTGAAGGTGCTCACGATTTACCATATGATTTAATGACTATCACTTTTAGTAATAAAAAAACTATGGAGTGGCGGGCTATTGATGTCAAAAGCAGAAGATTAAAGGCAAACGAAATAACTAAATGCAGATACACTTTGTGA
- a CDS encoding IS110 family transposase, producing MDVVIERACGMDVHKDNITACILTPEGKEIQTFSTKTVFLLQLVDWIKQHNCTHVAMESTSVYWKPIVNLLEAEDIEFLVVNAQHMKAVPGRKTDVKDAEWIAKLLRHGLLKASYIPDRNQRELRELVRYRRSIIEERARQHNRIQKVLEGANIKLGSVVSDVLGVSSRDMLDAIANGEEDPEKLANFARRTMKKKKEELELALKGYINSHQRLMLKTILSHIDFLTEQIEMLDQEVAERVSSHQEDVSRLDSIPGIATRMAEQILSEIGTDVKKQFPSAAHLCSWAGLVPGQNESAGKRKSVKTKKGNKYLRSALTEAAHSVRGSKNYLGALYRRTASRKGKKRAGIVVAHAMLRISYYLLTRKEMYVDLGEDYFDKQRQQSIVRHSLRRLESLGYTVTLEEPKAS from the coding sequence ATGGATGTAGTCATTGAAAGAGCATGCGGTATGGATGTCCATAAGGACAATATTACTGCCTGTATTTTGACACCAGAAGGAAAGGAGATTCAAACGTTCTCTACTAAAACTGTATTTCTTTTACAGTTGGTTGACTGGATTAAACAACATAATTGTACTCATGTCGCCATGGAGAGCACGAGTGTTTATTGGAAACCTATTGTGAACTTACTAGAAGCTGAGGATATTGAGTTTTTAGTGGTGAATGCCCAACATATGAAGGCAGTTCCAGGACGAAAGACGGATGTGAAGGATGCAGAATGGATTGCCAAACTTCTTCGCCATGGATTACTTAAAGCCAGTTATATCCCTGACCGAAATCAACGTGAATTGCGTGAACTCGTTCGCTATCGTAGAAGTATTATTGAGGAACGTGCCAGACAACATAACCGAATCCAAAAGGTATTAGAAGGCGCGAACATTAAGTTGGGGTCAGTTGTTTCAGATGTGTTGGGTGTTTCATCACGAGATATGCTTGATGCCATTGCAAATGGTGAAGAGGATCCTGAAAAACTAGCAAACTTTGCACGCCGCACTATGAAAAAGAAGAAAGAAGAATTGGAACTTGCCCTAAAAGGCTATATCAATTCACATCAACGCCTCATGTTAAAAACCATTTTAAGTCATATTGATTTTCTGACTGAACAAATCGAGATGCTCGATCAAGAAGTTGCGGAAAGAGTCAGCTCTCATCAAGAAGATGTATCACGATTGGATTCGATTCCTGGAATAGCGACCAGAATGGCTGAGCAAATCCTATCTGAAATTGGGACTGATGTGAAGAAGCAATTCCCTTCTGCAGCTCATTTGTGTTCTTGGGCAGGATTAGTTCCTGGGCAAAATGAAAGTGCTGGAAAAAGAAAATCAGTCAAAACTAAAAAAGGAAATAAGTATTTAAGATCGGCGTTAACCGAAGCAGCTCATTCAGTAAGAGGATCTAAAAACTATCTCGGTGCACTGTATAGGCGAACAGCATCCCGAAAGGGTAAGAAACGTGCTGGTATTGTAGTCGCTCACGCAATGTTACGTATCTCCTATTATCTATTAACCCGAAAAGAAATGTATGTAGACTTAGGTGAAGACTACTTTGATAAGCAAAGACAACAATCAATTGTTCGGCATTCTCTAAGACGACTCGAAAGTTTAGGTTACACCGTTACGTTGGAAGAACCTAAAGCCTCTTAA